The genomic stretch TTTAGTtgcaattgaatattttaaattcCAAATAGGTCTTCCGTGATAAAATTGTGGCTATGGCTGATGTTACGGATGGGGAAGAAGCTGTTGTTACATTTGATGGGATTGCTATACTCACTCCTAGGTAGATGTTTGAATGCTTGTCATGTCAATTGACTATCCTGTTATAGTTGGCTCTGCTTGTAATAGTTGACATTTGCCTTTTGCCATTGCAGGGGTCGATACAATGTTGAGCTTCACCTTTCATTCTTGCGTCTTCAAGGGCAAGCTAATGACTTTAAAATTCAGTACAGCAGTGTTGTCCGCATATTTTTATTGCCCAAGGTTCTCTGTCTTCTACTGTTTGCTTTTTCTTGATTACCTACATAgaaatttttttccatctttcttCTGCATTTCTCACCAAAAAGTTATTTTCTTGTGCAGGTTAGTCAACCACACACTTTTGTGGTTGTTACTCTCGATCCACCAATTAGAAAGGGCCAAACCCTGTACCCACATATTGTTTTGCAGGTATAAGTGCTGCattctaaataattatattcttaAACTATGGAGCACCTGAAAAGCACTGATTTTCATGTTATGATGCAGTTTGAATCAGATTATGTGGTAGACACCGCTCTGACAATGAATGAAGATCTTTTGAATAGCAAATACAAGGACAAGCTAGAGCTAACATATAAGGTAAATTTCTATGTGCCACAGCCACAgccacatttatttattttggttgaCCTACATGCTGCAGGGGCCTTGCATAGTGGGTAGGGCCTTCTTTTATTATCTTATTTGTTAACCTTGAAATTATTGCTTGGCTTATGCTTAGCAGTAGGTACATCTATTAACTTTTGAGACAGAATTTCTACTTACCTATTCTGGATTTTTGCCTTGATGATTAGGGACTTGTACATGATGTCTTCACTAAAATATTACGTGGCCTGTCTGGTGCTAAAATCACGGGACATGGGAAGTTCCGTAGTTATCAGAAGTATTTAGCTGTGAAGTCTTCTTTGAAAGCTGAAGATGGACTCCTCTATCCACTTGAAAAGGGGTTCTTCTTTCTACCTAAACCTCCTACCCTTATTCTTTATGATGAGGTAACATTAAAGCTGCTGCCTGGCTATTAGTTTTGTGATTACAGTATTAGAGGACTTCTCGATTCTGACAGTATTGGTTTTACATGCACATAGATTGACTATGTGGAATTTGAGAGGCATGCTGCTGGTACAGCAAATATGCATTACTTTGATCTTCTTGTCAGACTTAAGACTGAACAAGAACATCTTTTCCGGAATATCCAGAGAAATGAATACCATAATCTTTTTGATTTCATCAGGTTAGCAGGCATTCTAGACCACTTTCTCAGTAATGCTCATCAAATATCCTGTTGTATAGCACTTCTTAGTCATTGATTGTTAAATGCAGTTCAAAGGGTCTGAAAATAATGAACCTTGGAGATGTCCGGCCAGCAGATGGTGTTACAGCTGTTTTGCAGGAAGACGATGATGATGCTGTTGATCCACATCTTGAGCGAATTAAGAATGAAGCTGGAGAAGATGATAGTGATGAGGAGGTAAATCATTTGCTATATATGTTTTCTGTGTGTGTGTTGGGGGACACCGGGCTTTTTTTTGGGGAGGAGGTCCTGGGGGAGGGTGTTTGGTAATTTTAGGAAGCttgtttataaaatttgttccaGGATGAAGATTTTGTTGCCGACAAGGATGATGAGGGCTCTCCTAGTGATGATTCTGGGGAAGAAGGATCTGATGCCAGTGATAGTGGAGGTGAGAAAGAG from Ipomoea triloba cultivar NCNSP0323 chromosome 12, ASM357664v1 encodes the following:
- the LOC115999967 gene encoding FACT complex subunit SSRP1-like, translated to MTDGHMFNNISLGGRGGTNPGQLKVHAGGILWKKLGGGKAVEVDKSDIAGLTWMKVPRSNQLGVRIKDGLYYKFTGFRDQDVSSLTAFFQNSCGITPEEKQLSVSGKNWGEVDLTGNMLTFLVGNKQAFEISLADVSQTQLQGKNDVMLEFHVDDTTGANEKDSLMEISFHIPNSNTQFVGDENHPPAQVFRDKIVAMADVTDGEEAVVTFDGIAILTPRGRYNVELHLSFLRLQGQANDFKIQYSSVVRIFLLPKVSQPHTFVVVTLDPPIRKGQTLYPHIVLQFESDYVVDTALTMNEDLLNSKYKDKLELTYKGLVHDVFTKILRGLSGAKITGHGKFRSYQKYLAVKSSLKAEDGLLYPLEKGFFFLPKPPTLILYDEIDYVEFERHAAGTANMHYFDLLVRLKTEQEHLFRNIQRNEYHNLFDFISSKGLKIMNLGDVRPADGVTAVLQEDDDDAVDPHLERIKNEAGEDDSDEEDEDFVADKDDEGSPSDDSGEEGSDASDSGGEKEKPVKKKPKKDLPTSKPSTSRKKADDDMSKKKKQKKKKDPNAPKRAISAFMFFSNNERENVKKTNPGISFTEVGKVLGDKWNKMSAEEKQPYEAMARADKKRYNDEISDYKNPQPTNMDSGNDSESS